The Candidatus Omnitrophota bacterium genome contains a region encoding:
- a CDS encoding deoxyribonuclease IV: MILGVHVSGADKIYQTLDIAHSLGCDTMQIFSRSPQSWRNGSQIAPEDIKEFIARRKKYKIDPVFIHISYLINLASPDVRLYHGSIQAYIEDIQEADKLGADYIVTHMGSHKETTEDAGIKRLVEALNKIIEKTKDSKVGILLENTSGSGSWLGYRFYHQHKIIKGIKEKSRVGLCLDTAHAYLAGYNLKTKAGFEKMIDEIDEMVGAKLIKLIHLNDAAGELGCHHDRHDHIGLGHIGLAGMKRIINHSKLKNIPMILETPKSTKNSDRENLALVRKLRA; this comes from the coding sequence ATGATACTAGGTGTGCATGTTTCCGGGGCGGATAAAATTTACCAGACGTTGGATATCGCGCATAGCTTAGGCTGCGATACTATGCAAATATTCAGCCGTTCCCCGCAATCCTGGCGTAATGGTAGCCAAATTGCTCCTGAAGATATTAAGGAATTCATTGCCCGGCGTAAGAAATATAAAATCGATCCGGTTTTTATCCATATATCCTACCTGATTAATCTGGCTTCTCCGGATGTGCGTCTGTATCATGGTTCTATTCAGGCTTATATTGAGGATATTCAGGAAGCGGATAAACTAGGCGCTGATTATATTGTTACGCATATGGGTAGCCATAAGGAAACCACTGAGGATGCCGGGATTAAGAGGTTGGTTGAGGCGCTAAATAAAATAATTGAGAAGACCAAGGATTCCAAGGTCGGTATATTATTGGAAAATACCTCAGGCAGCGGCTCCTGGCTGGGCTATAGATTTTATCATCAGCACAAAATTATAAAGGGAATAAAAGAAAAGTCGCGCGTGGGCTTATGCCTTGATACCGCGCATGCATATTTGGCCGGTTATAATCTTAAGACTAAAGCCGGCTTTGAAAAAATGATCGATGAAATCGATGAGATGGTGGGGGCAAAGTTAATTAAGTTAATTCATCTCAATGATGCAGCCGGAGAGCTGGGTTGTCATCATGACCGTCATGACCATATTGGTTTGGGCCACATTGGCCTAGCCGGGATGAAAAGAATTATTAACCATTCCAAGTTAAAGAATATCCCGATGATTTTAGAGACACCTAAAAGCACCAAAAACAGCGATAGGGAGAACCTGGCTTTAGTTAGAAAGCTCCGGGCGTAG
- the leuS gene encoding leucine--tRNA ligase gives MHYDFKKIEEKWQKIWQKTHAFRAQTDPKRKKYYLLEMFPYPSGKIHMGHVRNYTIGDVASRFKTLEGYNVMHPMGFDAFGQPAENAAIKNKTRPNSWTHKCIKEMETELKKMGFSYDWEREIATCESDYYKWNQWVFLKMFERGLAYKKASQVNWCPSCQTTLANEEVIEGGCWRCHTKVQQKDLEQWYLKITEYKERLLEDLDQLKNWPPRVLAMQNNWIGKSSGVDIYFRLENSDKLISVFTTRVDTIFGATYIVLAPEHPLVLELIKGKPQENDALEFIKKVATESKVIRAASDVKKEGVFTGSFAVNPVNNELVPIWIADYVLMEYGTGAIMAVPTHDQRDFLFAKEHKLPMRLVISPEDKSIDSVDKLTQAYEGDGVQINSAEFNGLNNQDAKIKIAQWMESKGIGKIQTHFRLRDWLISRQRYWGTPIPMIYCPACGIVSVPYRDLPVELPTSAPFTGEGGSPLSKVKKFVEVKCPKCKGKARRETDTMATFFDSSWYFLRFCSPKFKDGPFDEQEAKYWMSVDQYIGGIEHAILHLLYSRFFTKFFQDLKMIDFAEPFDKLLTQGMVLKDGEVMSKSKGNIVDPDSMIKNYGADALRLFILFAAPPETELEWEERGLEGAYKFLNRVWRIQENLKEKADQPVLRVLHKTIKKVGMDFNEFKFNTAIASLMELTNVIYQLGADKQVFSSLVIMLSPIAPHFSEELWGILGNKESICKTSWPQFDPKLLVKENVELVIQVNGKVRSKIEVSRNLSEDSLTELVLKDEKLIPWLEGRPPKKIIIIPQKLINIVV, from the coding sequence ATGCATTACGATTTTAAAAAGATTGAAGAAAAATGGCAAAAGATTTGGCAGAAGACTCATGCCTTCCGCGCGCAAACTGATCCTAAGCGCAAAAAATATTATTTACTGGAAATGTTTCCTTACCCAAGCGGAAAAATCCACATGGGCCATGTGCGTAATTACACTATTGGCGATGTAGCCAGCCGTTTTAAAACCCTAGAAGGTTATAATGTGATGCATCCTATGGGTTTTGATGCCTTTGGACAACCTGCGGAAAATGCGGCGATAAAGAATAAGACCCGTCCTAACAGTTGGACACATAAATGTATTAAAGAGATGGAAACAGAGTTAAAGAAAATGGGCTTTTCTTATGACTGGGAACGGGAAATTGCTACATGTGAAAGTGATTATTATAAATGGAACCAGTGGGTCTTCTTAAAAATGTTTGAACGCGGCCTGGCCTATAAGAAGGCTTCACAAGTTAACTGGTGCCCAAGCTGCCAAACAACTCTGGCTAATGAAGAAGTAATCGAAGGGGGATGTTGGCGTTGTCATACAAAAGTCCAGCAGAAGGATTTAGAGCAATGGTATTTAAAAATTACTGAATATAAAGAGAGATTGCTGGAAGATTTGGACCAGCTTAAAAATTGGCCACCTAGAGTTTTGGCGATGCAGAATAACTGGATTGGAAAGAGTAGCGGGGTGGATATTTATTTTCGCCTGGAAAACAGCGATAAGCTGATTTCAGTGTTTACTACCCGGGTGGATACAATTTTCGGGGCAACTTATATAGTGTTGGCTCCGGAACATCCTTTAGTCTTAGAATTAATTAAAGGCAAGCCTCAGGAAAATGATGCTTTAGAGTTTATTAAGAAGGTTGCCACTGAAAGTAAGGTAATACGCGCTGCTTCTGATGTTAAGAAGGAAGGGGTATTTACCGGGAGTTTTGCCGTTAATCCGGTAAATAATGAATTGGTTCCCATTTGGATTGCCGATTATGTCTTAATGGAATATGGCACAGGTGCAATTATGGCTGTGCCTACGCACGACCAGCGTGATTTTCTTTTTGCAAAGGAGCATAAACTTCCGATGCGCCTGGTAATTAGTCCCGAAGATAAATCAATAGATTCTGTGGATAAGTTAACCCAAGCATATGAAGGCGATGGTGTACAGATAAATTCTGCAGAATTTAATGGATTGAATAACCAGGACGCAAAAATAAAAATTGCGCAATGGATGGAGTCTAAAGGTATCGGTAAGATTCAGACACACTTTCGTTTACGCGATTGGTTGATTTCCCGGCAGCGTTATTGGGGAACTCCGATACCGATGATTTATTGTCCTGCTTGTGGCATTGTCTCTGTTCCTTATAGAGATTTGCCTGTAGAATTACCTACTAGCGCGCCTTTTACCGGAGAAGGGGGAAGTCCTTTAAGTAAGGTGAAAAAGTTTGTAGAGGTAAAATGCCCTAAATGCAAAGGTAAAGCCAGGAGGGAAACCGACACTATGGCTACCTTCTTTGATTCCTCTTGGTATTTCTTAAGATTCTGCTCGCCTAAGTTCAAGGATGGCCCGTTTGACGAGCAGGAAGCCAAATATTGGATGAGCGTTGATCAATATATTGGTGGTATTGAACATGCAATCCTGCATTTATTGTATTCGCGCTTCTTTACTAAATTTTTTCAAGATTTAAAGATGATAGATTTTGCTGAACCTTTTGATAAGTTGCTCACTCAAGGCATGGTTTTAAAGGACGGCGAGGTTATGTCAAAATCCAAAGGTAATATCGTAGATCCGGATTCTATGATTAAGAATTATGGAGCCGATGCCTTACGCTTGTTTATTTTATTTGCCGCTCCGCCTGAAACAGAGCTGGAGTGGGAGGAGCGTGGATTGGAAGGGGCGTATAAATTTTTAAACCGTGTCTGGCGTATTCAGGAAAATCTGAAAGAGAAGGCTGATCAGCCGGTATTGAGAGTTTTGCATAAGACGATCAAAAAAGTGGGGATGGATTTTAACGAATTTAAGTTTAACACTGCTATCGCCAGCCTCATGGAGTTGACTAATGTTATTTACCAGTTAGGTGCAGATAAACAGGTGTTCTCTAGCCTTGTGATTATGCTTAGCCCGATTGCTCCGCATTTTTCTGAGGAGCTTTGGGGAATTTTAGGAAATAAAGAGAGTATCTGTAAAACTTCTTGGCCGCAGTTTGATCCTAAGTTATTGGTTAAAGAAAATGTAGAATTAGTAATTCAAGTTAATGGTAAAGTACGCAGTAAAATCGAAGTTAGCCGCAATCTATCCGAAGACAGTCTTACGGAATTGGTCTTAAAAGATGAGAAATTGATTCCTTGGTTGGAAGGTAGGCCCCCGAAGAAAATCATTATCATTCCCCAGAAACTCATAAATATCGTTGTTTAA
- a CDS encoding response regulator encodes MIKIETVPLFTIISLQFTVLLVYTLVMPKKILIIDDDFNIAKKDKEELLKAGYEVVIAYSGKEGLEKLRVEKPDCILLDLVLPDESGFKVAQDIKALPEYSDIPIIATSLKHEEIDKHIAAKSGITVYVEKPIDYQRLLFDIKDVLT; translated from the coding sequence TTGATAAAAATAGAAACGGTCCCATTGTTCACCATTATTTCTTTGCAATTTACGGTTCTTTTAGTGTATACTTTAGTTATGCCCAAGAAGATCCTGATTATTGACGATGACTTCAATATCGCCAAGAAAGATAAGGAAGAGCTGCTTAAGGCAGGTTACGAAGTAGTAATTGCCTATAGCGGCAAGGAAGGATTAGAAAAACTACGAGTTGAAAAACCGGATTGCATACTGCTTGACTTAGTCTTACCTGATGAGAGTGGTTTTAAAGTTGCTCAAGATATAAAAGCCCTACCGGAATATTCTGATATCCCAATTATCGCCACATCCCTTAAACATGAAGAAATCGACAAGCATATCGCTGCCAAAAGCGGTATCACCGTCTATGTCGAAAAACCCATCGATTACCAAAGATTACTTTTTGATATTAAAGACGTATTAACTTAA
- a CDS encoding LAGLIDADG family homing endonuclease, with the protein MKHDINYKWNSNLAYAIGLIATDGNLSKDRRHILFTTTDHQLANTFKECLGIKNKTMTTLPRGFGKKNVYRINFGNVKFYQWLQKIGLMPKKTMLMGKLDIPNQYFIDFLRGHLDGDGSVFTYTDRYMKYKGKTYTYHRLYTKFISTNFNQIKWIRDEIKNRLDIVGSLTHYLKINREFPIWQLRFAKNDSLKLLSWIYYKPNLPCLNRKRKIAEEFLLPFSYSSKEER; encoded by the coding sequence ATGAAACATGACATTAATTACAAATGGAATTCAAATCTAGCGTACGCTATCGGCCTCATAGCGACTGATGGAAACCTATCCAAAGATAGAAGGCACATCCTCTTCACAACAACTGACCACCAGTTAGCAAATACATTCAAAGAGTGTCTTGGTATCAAAAATAAAACAATGACCACGCTTCCACGTGGATTTGGCAAGAAAAACGTTTATAGAATAAATTTTGGAAATGTAAAATTTTACCAATGGCTACAAAAAATTGGGTTGATGCCTAAGAAAACGATGTTGATGGGTAAATTGGATATCCCAAATCAATATTTCATTGATTTCTTACGTGGCCATCTTGATGGTGATGGTTCTGTTTTTACTTATACCGATAGATACATGAAATATAAAGGAAAAACATATACTTATCATAGATTATATACTAAGTTTATCTCAACTAATTTTAATCAGATTAAATGGATAAGAGACGAAATAAAAAATAGACTAGACATTGTTGGGTCATTAACCCACTATCTTAAAATAAATAGAGAATTCCCTATTTGGCAACTTCGTTTTGCTAAAAATGACTCTTTAAAACTTCTATCCTGGATCTACTACAAGCCTAACCTGCCCTGTCTAAATCGTAAAAGAAAGATTGCTGAAGAATTTCTTTTGCCTTTTAGTTATTCCTCAAAGGAAGAACGCTAA
- a CDS encoding helix-hairpin-helix domain-containing protein codes for MLNFTPEERKVFLFVLGLAFFGLILNYLVKVNGHIEKMINPQIELARINLNKVSLEELIESRCISAKLAERIMEYRSLHKEFSNLEELKEVKGIGNQRYEKLNKIFFIE; via the coding sequence ATGCTTAATTTTACCCCTGAAGAGAGAAAAGTTTTCTTATTTGTTTTAGGTTTGGCGTTTTTCGGGTTAATTTTAAATTATTTAGTTAAAGTAAATGGCCATATTGAAAAAATGATTAATCCGCAAATCGAACTAGCCAGAATAAACCTCAATAAAGTAAGCCTTGAGGAGTTAATTGAATCCAGATGTATCTCAGCAAAACTTGCTGAACGTATCATGGAATACCGCTCTTTGCATAAAGAGTTTTCTAATTTAGAGGAGTTAAAAGAGGTTAAAGGAATCGGTAACCAGCGTTATGAGAAGTTAAATAAAATTTTCTTTATCGAATGA
- the bamD gene encoding outer membrane protein assembly factor BamD produces the protein MKRIILSLLIISFLSIQPVYSYWLWTPKSGKWVNPKNLPKDDPKEQFAYAKSYFDDNKYEEAKREFRKLLKAYPKSAEAAESQYYLGLAEEAQGKSYEAYLAYQMVIDKYPFSERIQEIIEKEYKIGERFMSGEKRKALGIDLPVDNPAIEIFSKVVENSTYGSFAPKAQYKLGLVLKGLLRYYEAEEEFNKVVSRYPDSEWASAAKFQIASCRASLSKGSAYDQGAAQDAKEKFEDFVKEHPDAVLSLDAQKNIDTIREKEAQSSYSIGRFYEKQKNFDSAKIYYNDIIDNYAQSFWADQAKVRLQMMEHKNEK, from the coding sequence ATGAAACGCATAATCTTAAGCTTGTTAATAATTTCTTTTTTATCTATCCAGCCTGTATATTCATATTGGCTTTGGACCCCTAAAAGTGGTAAATGGGTTAATCCGAAGAACCTGCCCAAGGATGATCCAAAGGAGCAGTTTGCCTATGCCAAGTCTTATTTTGACGATAATAAATATGAAGAAGCTAAACGCGAATTTCGTAAATTACTTAAAGCTTACCCTAAATCTGCAGAAGCTGCGGAGAGCCAGTATTATTTAGGATTGGCAGAAGAGGCGCAGGGCAAATCATATGAGGCATATCTGGCTTATCAGATGGTAATTGATAAGTATCCGTTTTCCGAGCGTATTCAGGAGATTATCGAGAAAGAATATAAAATCGGCGAAAGGTTTATGTCCGGAGAAAAACGTAAAGCTTTGGGTATAGATCTGCCTGTGGATAATCCGGCGATTGAGATATTTTCAAAGGTGGTAGAAAATTCTACCTATGGTTCGTTTGCGCCCAAAGCACAATATAAATTAGGCTTGGTTCTAAAAGGGCTGTTGCGTTATTACGAGGCAGAGGAGGAGTTTAACAAAGTGGTTTCCCGTTATCCGGATAGCGAATGGGCATCTGCGGCAAAATTCCAGATTGCTTCCTGCAGGGCAAGTTTGTCTAAGGGATCCGCTTATGACCAGGGAGCAGCGCAGGATGCTAAAGAAAAGTTTGAGGATTTTGTAAAGGAGCACCCAGATGCTGTGCTTTCATTGGATGCGCAAAAGAATATTGATACCATTAGGGAGAAAGAGGCACAATCAAGCTACAGCATTGGCCGTTTTTATGAAAAACAAAAGAACTTTGATTCGGCAAAAATCTATTATAATGATATAATAGATAATTATGCACAGAGTTTTTGGGCTGATCAGGCCAAAGTCAGATTACAGATGATGGAGCATAAAAATGAAAAATAG
- a CDS encoding ComEC/Rec2 family competence protein, whose amino-acid sequence MNLPLVILTIFYSLGIILANFIGFNFWAVMGAAIGIFAVSILLQKKIFIFTALILFLALFAGALNLNNSRTLPQCHISNFIYYKDYFLYRLSGFIDSEPELKDNHIQFIFYVQDMQRDKLKWPCCGKVLVRLDFACKLNYGDNLILIGNLKRPYNFNSVAGGYKDFLGRQGIYLVMHVEDRRQLIYQQSNRGFKLIKVSFWLRAKMEAVISQQLTDLPASILSAMVLGQKRGIPWLVNSSFVKSGTVHILVVSGFNVGIVAFIINLLFKILRFGRKIRIILSIICLFIYCLITGASNPVVRATVMGIIFLSAYLFKRMPDIYNSLAIAGLFILVINPSQLFDIGFQLSFVSVLAIVYLYPKLAALIHLETYRNKIWKFICQGCLVSFSAWLGTLGIIAFNFGIIAPVTVLANILIVPLATIITLCGFILLLSGLLNPGLVGLLSTPTSMLINLLLNINAFLVKLPFAYIYV is encoded by the coding sequence ATGAATTTACCGTTGGTAATATTAACTATATTTTATTCTCTAGGAATTATTTTAGCTAATTTTATAGGTTTTAATTTTTGGGCAGTTATGGGGGCAGCAATAGGAATCTTTGCCGTCTCAATCCTACTACAGAAAAAGATTTTTATATTTACGGCCCTGATATTATTTTTAGCGTTGTTTGCGGGAGCTTTAAATTTAAATAATTCCCGCACGCTGCCTCAATGCCATATCAGTAATTTTATTTATTATAAAGATTATTTTCTCTACCGCTTAAGTGGATTTATCGATAGCGAGCCGGAATTAAAAGATAATCATATCCAATTTATCTTCTACGTCCAAGATATGCAGAGGGATAAGTTAAAATGGCCTTGTTGCGGTAAGGTATTGGTTAGATTAGATTTTGCCTGTAAATTAAATTATGGGGATAACCTGATACTTATCGGAAATTTAAAGCGGCCCTATAATTTTAACTCTGTTGCCGGAGGTTATAAAGACTTTCTGGGGCGCCAAGGTATCTACTTGGTAATGCACGTAGAGGACAGGCGGCAGCTTATTTATCAGCAGAGTAACAGAGGGTTTAAGTTGATCAAAGTTTCATTTTGGTTGCGCGCTAAAATGGAAGCTGTTATTAGCCAGCAGCTTACGGATTTGCCGGCAAGTATACTTTCTGCCATGGTTTTAGGCCAAAAACGCGGTATTCCTTGGTTGGTGAATAGTTCTTTTGTAAAAAGCGGCACAGTGCATATTTTGGTAGTTAGCGGCTTTAATGTGGGTATTGTTGCTTTTATTATTAACTTATTGTTTAAAATTTTGCGTTTTGGACGCAAGATTCGTATTATTTTATCAATAATCTGTTTGTTTATTTATTGCTTGATTACAGGGGCAAGTAATCCGGTTGTGCGCGCGACAGTAATGGGGATAATCTTTTTATCAGCGTATCTTTTTAAGAGAATGCCGGATATATATAATTCTTTGGCAATTGCTGGGCTATTTATTTTGGTAATTAATCCAAGCCAGCTTTTTGATATAGGTTTTCAGCTGTCTTTTGTCAGTGTATTGGCAATTGTTTATCTTTACCCTAAGCTGGCAGCCTTGATTCACCTGGAAACTTACAGGAACAAAATATGGAAATTTATCTGCCAGGGTTGTTTGGTTTCATTTTCTGCCTGGTTAGGCACGCTGGGAATTATTGCTTTTAATTTTGGAATTATCGCTCCGGTAACTGTTTTAGCCAATATTCTGATTGTCCCCCTGGCTACCATAATTACCTTATGCGGATTCATTTTACTTCTATCCGGCCTGCTAAATCCTGGCCTAGTCGGCCTTCTTAGTACTCCTACTTCTATGTTGATTAACCTGCTTTTGAACATAAATGCCTTTCTGGTTAAGCTGCCCTTTGCTTATATCTATGTTTAA
- a CDS encoding LptE family protein — translation MKNRIGLFLFKASMCCLLATILTGCGYTTRSMLYGKYKTIYITPFLNKVDVTQEAYTANKYRIYRPMLETDITKKVINKYLFDGNLKPIKEDEADLVLKGELIEYRKDPLSYTSDNENVTEYRINVYVNLSLWDEKENKLLWQENNFNGNYSYFTSFAPGSVVIVPEDTAVTNAIDDLARRIVERTVEQW, via the coding sequence ATGAAAAATAGGATTGGTTTATTTTTGTTCAAAGCTTCTATGTGTTGCCTGCTAGCTACTATTTTGACCGGCTGCGGTTATACTACCCGTTCGATGCTTTACGGAAAATACAAAACAATTTATATTACTCCCTTTTTGAATAAGGTAGATGTAACGCAGGAAGCCTATACGGCTAATAAATACCGTATTTACCGCCCGATGCTTGAGACAGATATTACTAAGAAAGTAATTAACAAGTATCTCTTTGATGGCAATCTTAAGCCGATAAAAGAGGATGAGGCGGATTTAGTGCTTAAGGGGGAATTGATTGAATACCGTAAAGACCCTTTAAGTTACACTTCGGATAATGAAAATGTTACTGAATACCGCATTAATGTTTATGTAAATTTAAGCCTCTGGGATGAAAAAGAGAATAAGTTGCTCTGGCAGGAGAATAATTTTAACGGCAATTATTCTTATTTTACCAGTTTTGCTCCCGGGAGCGTGGTTATCGTGCCCGAAGACACAGCGGTAACTAATGCCATAGATGATCTTGCCCGTCGTATTGTCGAACGTACAGTTGAGCAATGGTGA